The Toxoplasma gondii ME49 chromosome III, whole genome shotgun sequence genome includes a window with the following:
- a CDS encoding tetratricopeptide repeat-containing protein (encoded by transcript TGME49_254840), translated as MHPNVSAEQLRERDASDKMRRKRGSRGEEETGAVRETGRTGFTQRKDTHSIPEAPRGRGRTRRPTEIEQARFGFLGVSPESREATGSRMRVGGPTTLSLQQPLRPQSPVHFCAPWRVSEEDRRRDEGRRKKEKSQRWVPPAPVWRTWRGNCSANPRAGSFMVATDSNYLERIRRKAQRDAFPAYGLRSQTQRVADAKVLISAAKRAGDIRAAGENLYRLGVLLDNKRRWVQAREAYREFLACTEELKDEQLQALAHNCLGIDYLRCEEYEQALKHHTQQLRLADEEGQYVAHMNIGLVYGKLDKPEEAARHYRAAADIAAKRGNLLGHSLAVGNLALTVFPSGDLTTSRRYMQYHVETMDELFSPGSATGKEFQHSGAFASFSLDSSYPSSCSPASTCDPRRQVKHSREEEREGEERDGEEREAARAEGEEEGEEREDVGGEKKEGKPTEPGRRSMPRVSFRSSVSDKHQLQGDKMKAGERRVFEETAEAVERPFSSPVSSRSHVSPSSPSAASTSLSRSSEQRTSWEEDPPLPSVCVALSEDTSQLLLEETEARGGRESRQARSLPRHGAAVLANLDSQHHLGKVDAARGDYAQAAAHLREARLMAKKAGERAAEMNANVAYGVVCGRMHFEENKKRVLSQSFEIQAALNLKSKLASLPCACPALV; from the exons ATGCACCCGaacgtctctgcagagcagCTGAGGGAGCGAGACGCAAGTGACAAaatgaggagaaagaggggaagcagaggagaggaggagacaggtgcggtgagagagacaggaagaacaggCTTCACTCAACGGAAAGACACCCATTCCATACCAGAGGCTccccgaggaagaggcagaactCGCAGACCAACAGAAATCGAACAG GCGCGCTTTGGTTTCTTGGGAGTCTCGCCAGAGTCCAGGGAGGCCACTGgctcgcgcatgcgcgtTGGCGGTCCCACAACTTTGAGTCTGCAGCAGCCCTTGCGTCCGCAGTCGCCTGTCCACTTTTGCGCTCCTTGGAGAGtctccgaagaagacagaaggagagacgagggaagaaggaaaaaagagaagtcTCAGCGCTGGGTTCCTCCCGCGCCTGTCTGGCGGACATGGAGAGGAAACTGTTCTGCGAACCCAAGAGCCGGCAGCTTCATGGTCGCAACGGACTCCAACTATCTCGAAAGAATCAGACG GAAGGCCCAGCGAGACGCGTTCCCCGCCTATGGGTTGCGGTCGCAGACTCAGCGAGTCGCGGACGCAAAAGTTCTCATCAGTGCAGCGAAGCGCGCCGGAGACATACGAGCAGCGGGAGAAAATCTGTACAGACTGGGAGTTCTTCTCGACAACAAACGCCGCTGGGTGCAGGCCAGAGAGGCCTACAGAGAGTTCCTTGCCTGCACAGAAGAGCTCAAAGACGAACAGCTTCAGGCGCTCGCGCACAACTg TCTCGGCATCGACTACCTGAGATGCGAAGAGTACGAGCAGGCGCTCAAACACCACACCCAACAGCTTCGCCTCGCTgacgaagaag GACAATACGTAGCCCACATGAACATCGGTCTGGTCTACGGCAAACTGG ATAAACCGGAAGAAGCGGCAAGACATTacagagcagctgcagacatCGCCGCGAAACGCGGAAACTTGCTCGGCCACAGCCTCGCTGTCGGAAATCTCGCGTTGACAGTCTTTCCTTCTGG CGATCTGACTACATCGCGACGCTACATGCAGTACCACGTCGAGACCATGGACGAGTTGTTCTCCCCAGGGTCCGCGACAGGAAAAGAGTTTCAGCACAGCGgtgccttcgcctctttctcgctcgaCTCTTCCTAtccctcttcctgctctccagCTTCGACGTGTGACCCGCGGAGACAAGTGAAACACTctagagaagaagagagagaaggagaagagagagacggagaagagagagaagcagcaagagcagaaggagaagaagagggagaagaaagagaagacgtaggaggagagaagaaggagggcaAGCCGACAGAGCCTGGTAGACGTAGCatgcctcgcgtctccttccgcaGCTCTGTTTCAGACAAGCATCAGTTGCAGGGAGACAAAATgaaggcaggcgagagacgagtATTTGAAGAGACGGCGGAGGCGGTTGAGAggcctttttcctctccagttTCGTCTCGGAGTCACGTTTCGCCGTCTTCACCTTCTGCGGCTTCtacgtctctctcgcgttcttcagaGCAGAGGACCTCGTGGGAAGAAGACCCTCCCCTGCCTTCTGTTTGCGTCG CCCTTTCAGAAGATACTTCTCAGCTGTTgttggaggagacagaggcgcgagGCGGGCGGGAGAGTCGGCAGGCGaggtctcttcctcgccacgGGGCTGCTGTTCTTGCAAATC TCGATTCACAGCACCACCTAGGAAAGGTCGACGCGGCAAGGGGCGACTACGCACAGGCTGCTGCGCATCTCCGAGA AGCGAGGCTgatggcgaagaaggcaggagaaagagctgcagagatgAATGCGAATGTCGCCTATG GTGTGGTCTGCGGTCGCATGCATTTCGAGGAGAACAAAAAGCGCGTCCTGTCTCAGTCGTTCGAGATACAAGCGGCTTTAAATCTGAAATCGAAActggcgtctctcccctgtGCCTGCCCGGCTCTCGTTTAG
- a CDS encoding myosin heavy chain, putative (encoded by transcript TGME49_254850) produces MSDEPESHAVNDVEDEDGEGETDGFGETRGSDAFNGREAKGKGVFGEESSEKESGGYVRNPDLVSDRERRGSAYERDWRESEMPAFLGDVSREGTAVASSRTSSPECEQNSTNARRSSDSYSALGMGADCAKDASGRETAGQDETEENTRNGSRSYEQGENMHTRGDAADEEHAQSAVADRRNRVMTAGTGEERTVAGTPLFSRTDGRPCSQKVNSSSTEEKATRSPDSKAPPESDLSDVLSGGSPLGEDFDASRRAFLTEKRELRVDDLGRPDSRRALFETLKNGPKIRDEVERIHGLLESLDQRVDKLMGDHERDFLLAYRTHMYTIQKQMDYFKEKADEEQTKLLRDVKIRTLEKELNWFMSEALRLDELCKQYQKDLNKWRDRADALSEDRTFLEKQVKSCKRQIRALQARLEELDSKQQEAADGSTGGGQLSGRETFAEVREGRKEAAVLALANDLEQSKVDPAVLSSCYYSFLRIRLV; encoded by the exons ATGAGTGACGAGCCAGAGAGCCACGCGGTGAACGACgtggaagacgaggacggagaaggggaaacggACGGGTtcggagaaacgcggggaAGTGATGCCTTCAACGGCAGGGAGGCAAAGGGAAAGGGTGTTTTTGGCGAGGAGTCGTCTGAGAAGGAATCGGGTGGCTATGTACGAAATCCCGACCTTGTCAGTGACAGAGAACGTCGAGGTTCTGCCTACGAAAGAGACTGGCGCGAGTCGGAAATGCCTGCCTTTCTTGGAGATGTTAGTCGAGAAGGAACTGCAGTCGCCAGTTCACGCACAAGTTCACCAGAATGTGAGCAGAATTCCACAAATGCTCGAAGGTCTTCCGACAGCTACTCTGCGCTCGGCATGGGAGCCGATTGCGCCAAGGACGCGAGCGGGCGTGAAACGGCGGGCCAAgacgaaacggaggaaaacaCCCGAAACGGGAGCCGTTCATACGAACAGGGAGAAAACATGCATACCCGAGGAGATGCGGCGGATGAAGAGCACGCACAGAGCGCGGTTGCAGATCGAAGAAACCGCGTTATGACAGCAGGGACCGGCGAAGAGCGAACCGTAGCGGGAACTCCCCTTTTTTCACGAACAGACGGACGGCCATGCTCGCAGAAAGTGAACTCTTCgtcgacagaggagaaggcaacTCGTTCTCCTGACTCGAAAGCTCCGCCAGAGTCAGATTTATCCGACGTTCTGTCTGGTGGCAGTCCGTTGGGAGAGGACTTCGACGCAAGTCGACGGGCTTTTCTCACCGAAAAAAGGGAACTCCGTGTGGATGACCTTGGTAGACCGGATTCTCGTCGGGCTTTGTTCGAAACTTTGAAGAACGGCCCGAAAATTCGCGACGAAGTCGAACGAATTCACGGCCTGCTCGAGTCGCTCGACCAGAGAGTCGACAAACTGATGGGGGACCACGAGAGggatttccttctcgcgtACCGAACGCACATGTACACGATTCAGAAGCAGATGGACTACTTCAAGGAGAAAGCGGACGAAGAGCAAACGAAACTGCTGCGAGATGTAAAAATCCGGACGCTGGAAAAGGAGCTGAACTGGTTTATGTCTGAGGCGCTGAGACTCGATGAGCTCTGCAAACAATATCAAAAGGACCTTAACAAATGGCGCGACAGAGCAGACGCACTGTCGGAGGATCGAACGTTCCTCGAAAAACAAGTCAAATCCTGCAAAAGACAGATCAGGGCTCTGCAGGCTCGTCTCGAGG AACTCGACAGCAAGCAACAGGAGGCAGCTGACGGAAGTACCGGGGGCGGACAGCTCTCAGGTCGAGAAACTTTTGCTGAAGTaagagaaggacggaaaGAAGCCGCAGTTCTTGCGCTAGCGAATGATCTCGAGCAATCGAAAGTCGACCCTGCAGTACTCAGCTCCTGCTATTACTCTTTTTTGCGCATTCGACTGGTGTAG
- a CDS encoding hypothetical protein (encoded by transcript TGME49_254835) translates to MTVLVEERPPGPQGGWLGLETLRFLSRVSRVLEVERQCRQLASSKNTRQDPFQSQTLAHASTRPSSRSTSSTPSSSSSPSLSSTSSPSFASFSTSVTQAASEDVRKEAPKDLRESPLVERLLFLFMRASRPPMEGHSSREASFISEAFAHADPLLFASLLSLVLEGGSARFPALFRNAELKETRVETPENDVGLPSSPASQAFPSSPPSSSSFSSSSPSSSSSVLSSLPLSQVSPGLHSPPADPSAPSAVSPASLPCFKLYVRGVSRSEDASSLLARFRVFGEVSDFQFRGGYAFVTFAARGDAEAARAAIHGTPSGCREKKKFEVHWAKTSSIAGSEVLAARRGSPDCESKRDAATAGSTGRVEIREGKEARGERQERAADEERGGEDARRNEEALSPTVRPRRERRMQEEEVVYAETRGQRTGKDPAGSEERRRHGQTDEEKEREDALVTRKDLQSQKRKTEEGVEAKLQETAEERHLLMRRLKYVTRFVRLLHGQDKLLAFLRIVARGDGASVVKEISESFAAVAATLEACRTCVGEDFRKLRTRVFIPGDGKVPRTAAALCLHTPASWKCTSIDPRMVGEGNEAAFYGEYVAARIRCFRSLSQNFVLRLPSTQSARDAPTSFSPGRSRSSPRDPLPRRSFSEENRSDGETGDREDTRDTGDRRGGGGSTAAAGTREEELENAEGVEKQGGQEREEDYEEVDLCVLLAVHSHAPLQEFFERMQRAYANRSRCGFLCVSLPCCGSEGFLAGAPVVRFEDPAVLSHCREVLVYFSPSHAS, encoded by the exons ATGACGGTACTCGTGGAAGAGCGACCCCCCGGCCCGCAGGGAGGCTGGCTGGGTCTCGAAACGCtgcgctttctctcccgagTCTCACGCGTCCTTGAGGTGGAGAGACAATGTCGACAACTCGCTTCTAGCAAAAACACAAGACAGGACCCATTCCAGTCACAGACTCTCGCTCATGCATCTACTCGGCCCTCTTCGCGTTCGACGTCCTCCacgccgtcgtcttcttcctctccttctctctcctctacctcctctccttcgttcgcATCCTTTTCTACCTCGGTAACTCAGGCTGCTTCGGAAGACGTCAGGAAGGAGGCGCCGAAGGACCTTCGCGAGTCGCCGTTGGTGGAGagacttctttttctctttatGCGCGCCTCGCGACCTCCAATGGAAGGACACAGTTCGCGTGAGGCGTCCTTTATTTCTGAAGctttcgcgcatgcagatcctCTTTTatttgcgtctctcctttcgcttgTCCTCGAGGGCGGTTCTGCGCGGTTTCCGGCTCTCTTTCGAAACGCAGAACTCAAAGAGACCCGCGTGGAGACCCCCGAGAACGACGTCggacttccttcttcccccgcTTCGCaggcctttccttcttctcctccgtcttcttcttctttctcgtcttcttctccttcgtcttcgtcttctgttctttcgtctctgccctTGTCGCAGGTTTCGCCTGGTCTCCATTCGCCTCCAGCAGATCCTTCGGCTCCCTCCGCAGTCTCGCCGGCTTCTTTGCCGTGCTTCAAACTGTACG TTCGAGGCGTGAGTCGCAGCGAAgacgcttcgtctctgctggcTCGGTTCCGCGTCTTCGGAGAAGTCTCGGATTTCCAGTTTCGCGGCGGCTACGCCTTCGTCACGTTCgccgcgagaggagacgcagaagctgctCGCGCTGCCATCCACGGGACTCCAAGtggctgcagagaaaaaaagaagttCGAAGTTCACTGGGCAAAGACTTCCAGCATCGCGGGCTCCGAGGTACTGGcagcgagacgaggaagtcCAGACTGCGAGAGCAAACGAGACGCTGCGACAGCAGGGAGCACCGGGAGAGTGGAGATTCGCGaggggaaagaagcaagaggagagagacaagagagggcagcggacgaagagcgaggaggggaagacgcGCGCCGGAACGAAGAGGCTCTCTCGCCGACAGTCCgaccgaggagagagaggagaatgcaagaggaagaagttgTGTACGCAGAAACGCGTGGACAGCGGACAGGGAAAGACCCagcaggaagcgaagagagaaggagacacgggcaaacggacgaagaaaaggagagagaggatgcGCTTGTCACACGCAAAGATCTGCAGAgtcagaagagaaagacggaggaaGGTGTGGAAGCGAAACTCCAGGAaactgcagaggagagacacttgCTGATGAGACGACTGAAGTATGTCACGAGATTCGTTCGACTTCTTCACGGCCAAGACAaacttctcgccttcttgaGAATT GTCGCGCGAGGCGACGGGGCCTCTGTCGTGAAGGAAATCTCAGAATCGTtcgccgccgtcgctgcCAC CTTGGAGGCATGCCGAACCTGCGTTGGAGAAGATTTTCGGAAGCTTCGTACGCGCGTCTTCATCCCTGGGGATGGCAAGGTTCCG AGAACTGCGGCGGCTCTCTGCCTTCACACACCTGCGAGCTGGAAGTGCACGTCGATCGACCCACGCATGGTCGGCGAAGGGAACGAAGCTGCATTTTACGGAGAATACGTCGCGGCTCGGATTCGCTGTTTCCGATCCCTGTCGCAAAacttcgttcttcgtctgccctCGACACAGTCTGCTCGAGATGCCCCCACCAGCTTCTCTCCCGGCcgctcgcgttcttctccgcggGACCCGTTACCTCGGAGGAGTTTCAGTGAAGAGAACAGatcagacggagagacaggagaccgagaagacacacgcgatacaggagacagaagaggcggTGGCGGCAGCACAGCAGCGGCggggacgagagaagaagaactggagaacgcagaaggcGTTGAGAAGCAAGGTGGACAGGAACGGGAGGAAGACTACGAAGAAGTTGACTTGTGCGTCTTGCTAGCGGTTCATTCGCATGCACCCCTCCAGGAATTTttcgagcgcatgcagcgagccTACGCGAACCGTTCGCGCTGcggcttcctctgcgtttctctcccttgctgCG GCTCGGAAGGCTTTTTGGCGGGGGCGCCGGTCGTGCGATTCGAGGACCCTGCGGTGCTCTCCCACTGCCGCGAGGTGCTCGTCTACTTTTCCCCGAGTCACGCATCTTAA